Part of the Mycolicibacterium mageritense genome is shown below.
CCGGGTTCGCCCACACCACGGGCTTGCCCGTGACGGCGTGAAGCATGGCCTGCGGCCCGTCGCGCTGTTCGCGGCGCAGCGATGCGGTGACGGCCTCGACGGCCGCGGTGGCCTGGGCGATGGTGTGCGAGTCCACCTCGGTGCGGACTCCGGCATCCACGAGTTCGCGCACCGCCTGGGCGAACGGCTCGAAGAGCGCCTGCAGCCGGTCGTGCTCGGCAGCGGTGATGACGTCGAACGTATGGTCCACGCATCTTTACTAACACGTTGATTCTGCGGTCAGGACGTGACCCACTCGCAGTTACGCGCCCTGACCGCGCAGCCAGCGGATCAGCCGCCGAAAATCTTCCGCACCACAGTCTTGGCCCGACGTGTCACCCTCAGGTAGTTGTCCAGGAACTCGCCGCCGTCGTCGCTGCCCCAGCCCGCCGCGAGCGCCACGGCGTTGAGCTGGCGCCCCGGGCCCGGCAGCTGGTCGGTGGGCTTGCCGCGCACGAGCACGAGCGCGTTGCGGGCCCGCGTCGCGGTGAGCCACGCCTGCCGGAGCAGCTCCACATCGCCCTCGGCGACCAGTTCGGCCGCGCCGATCGCGTCGAGGGTCTCCAGCGTCGACGTGTTGTGCAACGCAGGCACTTTGTGCGCGTAGCGCAGTTGCAGCAGCTGCACGGTCCACTCGATGTCGGCGAGCCCGCCACGCCCCAGCTTGGTGTGGGTGTTGGGGTCGGCGCCGCGCGGCAACCGTTCGGCGTCCACGCGTGCCTTGATCCGCCGGATCTCCTGAACCGCCTCGGCCGAAACGCCGCCCGGTGGATACCGGGTGTTGTCGACCATGAGCAGAAACCGCTCACCGAGTTCAAGATCGCCCGCCACGCGGTGCGCGCGCAGCAGCGCCTGGATCTCCCATGGCTGCGCCCACTGCGCGTAGTACGCCTCGTAAGACGCCAGGGTGCGCACCAGCGGACCGTTGCGCCCCTCGGGCCGCAGGCCGGCGTCCACTTCGAGGGGCGGGTCGGCACTCGGCGTGCCCAGCAGCGCGCGTACCTGTTCGGCGATGCTCACCGACCACTTGACCGCGACGGATTCCTCGACGCCCGCGGTCGGCTCGCACACGAACAGCACGTCGGCGTCCGAGCCGTACCCCAGCTCGCCGCCGCCCAGCCGGCCCATGCCGATCACGGCGAGCCGCGCGGGCGGGCCCGATTCCGGGGTGTTGGCGCGGATCACCGCGTCCAGCGCGGCCTGCAGCACCGCGACCCACACCGACGTGAGGGCCCGGCACACATCGGTGACCTCGAGCAGTCCCAGCACGTCGGCTGACGCGATCCGGGCCAGTTCACGACGGCGCAGCGTGCGTGCGGCCGCGATACCGCGCACCGGATCGGAGTGCCGTCCGGCCGAGGCCACCAGCGAGCGCGCAACGCTGTCCGGATCACCTTCGAGCAGTTTGGGTCCGTTGGGACCGTCCGCGTAGAGCTGGAGCACCTCGGGTGCACGCATGAGCAACTCAGGGATGTAGGCCGACGTGCCGAGCACGCGCATGAGTCGCTTGGCCACCGCGCCTTCATCGCGCAAGGTTGACAGGTACCACCGCTGCTCGGACAGCTCGTCGCTGATGCGGCGGTAGGCCAACAGGCCCGCATCCGGGTCTGGGGTGTCCGACAGCCAGTCCAGCAGTGTCGGCAGCAGCACCTGTTGCACGCGCCCGCGGCGCCCGCTCTGCCCGGTGAGCGCCGCCAGGTGGGTCAGTGCGCTCTGCGGACCTTCGTAACCCAGTGCGGCGAGCTGACGTTCGGCGGATTCGGCACTCATACCCGCACCGATGCCCACCGCCGGCTGGCCCACCGATTCCAGCAGCGGCTGGTAGAACAGCTTGGCGTGCAGCCGCGAAACCCGCAGGCTCTGGCGCTTCAACTCCTCGCGCAGCACGCCCTGGGCGTCGTGCCTGCCGTCGGGGCGCACGTGGGCGGCCCGGGCCAGCCAGCGGTAGGCCTCGTCGTCGCTCTCGTCGGGCAGCATGTGGGTCCGCTTGAGCCGCTGCAGTTGCAGCCGGTGCTCGAGCAACCGCAGGAACTCGTAGGACGCCGTCATGTTGGCGGTGTCGTCCCGGCCGATGTAGCCGCCGGCCCCCAACGCCGCGAGCGCGTCGACCGTCGACGCCACGTGCAGCGACTCGTCGTTGCGGCCGTGCACCAGTTGCAGGAGCTGCACCGCGAATTCGACGTCCCGCAGCCCGCCGGTGCCGAGCTTGATCTCGCGGGCCCGCACCCCGGCAGGCACCAGTTCCTCGACGCGACGGCGCATGGCCTGCACCTCGGGAACGAAATCCTCACGCTCGCAAGCGGTCCACACCATGGGCATGAGCGCGTCGGAGTACGCGGTGCCGAGCTCGGCATCCCCCACGGCCGGACGCGCCTTGAGCAGCGCCTGGAACTCCCAGGTCTTGGCCCAGCGCTGGTAGTAGGCAATGTGCGAATCGAGCGTCCGCACCAGCTGGCCGCGTTTGCCTTCGGGCCGCAGCGCCGCGTCCACCTGGAAGAACGCGTCACCCGCGAACCGCATCATCTCGCCGGCCACCCGGGTGGCCAGTGCGAGGTTGTCGTTCACCCCGTCTATTTCCACGTCGTCACCCACGAAGATGATGTCGACATCGCTGACGTAGTTCAGTTCGCGCGCACCGCATTTGCCCATCGCGATGACCGCGAGCCGGGGCCTGGGCCCGTCGCCGCACACCACCCGGTTGGCCACGGTCAGCGCCGCACCCAGCGCAGCGTCGGCCAGATCGGACAGGTGCTCACCGACGGTGACGAACGGCAGCACCGGCTCGTTCTCCACGGTCGACGCGACGTCGAGCGCGGCCAGCACCAGCAGCCGGTCCCGGTACAGGTCGCGCAGCGCCGGCACCGCAGAGCCGGTGCCCCTTGAGATTTCAGCGCCCTCGGCTGCCTCGGTGAATGTCTGGTGCAGCTGTTCGGCGCTCGGCAACTCGACGTCGCCTGCCAGCAGCCGCCAGGACTGTGGATGAGCGGCCAGGTGGTCACCGAGCGCCAGCGACGACCCGAGCACGCCGAACAGCCGGCCCCGCAGCGCGCGATCGGTCAGCAGCGCACGGTTCAGTTCGTCCCAGTCGGCGCCGGGCGCCTCGGCCAGGCGCACCATGGCGGACACCGCGATGTCGGCGTCCGGGGCGCGCGACAGCGACCACAACAGTTCGACGTGCTCGTCGGTGTTCCAGCCCAGCCGGTCCAGGTCGGCCGCGGCCTGCGGTTGCACGAGCCCGAGCCGTCCGACACTGGGCAGCTTGGGGCGTTCGGTAGCAGGTTTGGCCACGGTCACGACGGTAGCGCACCGGCGCGGCCATCGGCCCGACACTCTAGAGCGACAGGTAGTTCTTCAGCTCGTACGGCGTGACGTGGCTGCGGTAGTTCTCCCACTCTGCGCGCTTGTTGCGCAGGAAGTAGTCGAATACGTGCTCCCCCAACGCTTCTGCCACCAGCTCGGAGTTCTCCATGGACTCCAGCGCGTTTCCGAGGCTCGACGGCAGCTCGCGGTAACCCATCGCCCGGCGCTCCTCGGGAGTCAGGCTCCACACGTTGTCCTCGGCCTGCGGGCCCAGCACATAGCCCTTCTCGACGCCACGGAGCCCGGCGGCCAGCAGTACTGCGAACGTCAGGTACGGGTTGCACGCCGAATCGGGGCTGCGCACCTCGACGCGGCGCGACGACGCCTTGCGCGGCGTGTACATCGGAACGCGCACGAGCGCCGATCGGTTGGCCGCGCCCCACGACGCCGCGGTGGGCGCCTCGCCGCCGTGCACGAGCCGCTTGTAGGAGTTCACCCACTGGTTGGTGACCGCGCTGATCTCGCTGGCGTGCTCAAGGATGCCTGCGATGAACGACTTGGCCACGTCGGAGAGCTGCAGCGGGTCGTCGGGGCTGTGGAACGCGTTGGTGTCGCCCTCGAACAGGCTCATGTGGGTGTGCATGGCCGAGCCGGGATGTTCGGCGAACGGCTTGGGCATGAACGACGCCCGCACACCGTCGGCCAGCGCGACTTCCTTGACCAGGTACCGGAACGTCATCACGTTGTCGGCCATCGACAGCGCGTCTGCATACCGCAGATCGATCTCCTGCTGGCCCGGCGCGCCTTCGTGGTGGCTGAACTCGACCGAGATGCCCATCTGCTCCAGCGCATCGATGGCGTGGCGGCGGAAATTGGGGGCCGCGTCGTGCACGGCCTGGTCGAAGTAGCCGCCGTTGTCGGCCGGGACCGGCGGCGTGCCGTCGTCGGGCCCCGGCTTCAGCAGGAAGAACTCGATCTCGGGATGCACGTAGCAGGAGAATCCGAGGTCACTGGCCTTGGCGAGCTGGCGGCGCAGCACGTGCCGCGAGTCGGCCCACGAGGGCGAACCGTCGGGCATGGTGATGTCGCAGAACATGCGCGCGGAATAGTGCTTGCCGCCGCTGGTGGTCCACGGCAGCACCTGGAACGTCGACGGATCAGGCCGCGCGACGGTGTCGGATTCGTACACCCGCGCGAAGCCCTCGATCGAGGAACCGTCGAAGCCGATGCCCTCCTCGAAAGCCCCTTCGAGCTCCGCGGGCGCGATCGCGACCGACTTGAGGTAGCCAAGGACATCGGTGAACCACAACCGGACGAAGCGGATATCGCGTTCTTCCAGCGTGCGCAGCACGAATTCCTTCTGGCGGTCCATGACCGCAGCGTAGGCACCGGCTGTTAAATCCGTGTTACGCGGCCGAGTCAGCTTCGCCTCAACCCGCTTCCGTCAGCACTGCAGCCCGTCGGACGGCGGCACGCCGTCGACGAAGAACCGCAGCACGGCGCTGTCCACGCACGCGTCGCCGTTGAACACCACGGTGTGCTGTGTGCCGTTGAACGTGATCAGCGACGCGTCCATCTGGCGGGCCAGCTCCACGCCGGCCTGATACGGCGTGGCCGGATCGCCTGTCGTCGACACCACCACGACCTTGCCGGGCCCCGGGCCGCGCACCTGATGCGGCGCCGACGTGGGCGGCACGGGCCACAGCGCGCAGATGTCCCGCGGCGCATAGCCCGTGAACTCGCCGTAGGCCAAGAACGGGGCGACCTGGCGGATCTGCTGATCGGCCTGGGCCCACACCGTCGGATCCGTCGGATACGGCGAATCCACGCACCGGATCGCGGTGAACGCGTCCTGCAGGTTCTGGTAGTGGCCCGCGTCATTGCGGTGTTGATAGTCGTCGGCGAGCAACAGCAGATCGCCGGCGTCGGTGCCGCGTTGCAGCCCGAGCAGGCCGCTCGTGAGGTACAGCCAGTACCGCGCCGAGTACAACGCGTTGACGGTGCCGGTGTCCGCGTCCTGATAGCTCAGACCGCGCGGATCGGATGTGACGCCCGGCCGGGTCACCAACGGATCGACGAGTTGGTGGTAGCGGCTCACGAACTGCGCCGGGTCGGTGCCAAGCGGGCACCCCGCGGATTTGGCGCAGTCGGCGGCGTAGGCGTCGAAAGCCTTTTGGAAACCTGCCATCTGGCGGATCGTCTTGGTGATCGGGTCGGCGCTGGGGTCGATGGCACCGTCGAGCACCATGGTGCGGACCCGGTCGCCGAACTGCTCGGCGTAGGCCGCGCCGAGTTCGGTGCCGTACGAGAAACCCAGGTAGTTCACCTGGTTCTCGCCGAGCGCGGCCCGTACCGCATCCATGTCCCGCGCCGACGACGCGGTGCCGATGTTCGCCAGGAACGGCGCACCCATGCGGTCCAGGCACTGTTGCGCCAACTGCCGGTACAGGCCTTCGATGTGCGCGACGCCTTGAGGGCTGTAGTCGACCATGGATTCGCGCCGGTACGCGTCGAATTCAGCATCGGTACGGCACCGCAGCTGCGGCGTGGAATGCCCGACGCCGCGCGGGTCGAACCCGACCAGGTCGAACCGGCGGCCGATCTCGGTGCCGGCCAGTGCGGCACCCATGCCTGCGACGGTGTCCACCGCCGACGCGCCGGGGCCGCCCGGGTTGACCATCAGCACGCCGATTTTGTCGCCGCTGGCCGGAACCCGGATGACGGCCAATTCAGCTTGTGCGCCTTGGGCATTCGCCGGGTCGTCCCAGTCGACCGGCACCGCGACGGTGCCGCACTGTGCCGTCGGGATCGCCGAGGTGTCCGATACCCAGTTGGCACAACTCCCCCACAGCGGCGGTTCGCCGTACGGCTGTGCCGACGTGCCTTCGGGCGAGGCCGTCGCGGCCGGAGCGGCCATCAGGGGCGTCATGAGCAGTGCCGCTGCCAGTAGTCGTGTTGCTCCTCGCGTCCCGGCCCACCGCACGGCTGACATGGTCGCACGCCTGGGACACGCCGGACGGGTCCGAAGCCGAGCAGAGATCAGTAGGCAACCAATCGGTGACCTTGCGGTCAACGGGATCTCAGCACTTGGTGCCCGCGGGCGGCACCGCGACATCGATCAGGTACTTGGTCGCGATGTCGTCGATGCACGTGTTGCCCTGGAACACCACGGTGTGCTGGGTGCCCTCGAAGGTCACCAGCGTGCCGCCGAGCTGGCGGGCCAGGTCCACGCCGGCCTGGTACGGCGTCGCGGGATCGTTGGTGGTCGAGACCACCAGCGTGGGCGGCAACCCGTCGACCTTGATCTCGTGCGGGGTGCTGGTCGGCTTGACGGGCCAGAACGCGCACGTGCCCAGCGGCGCGTGCCCGGTGAAGTCGCCGTAGCTCATGAACGGGGCGACCTCGCGCAGCCTGCGGTCCTGCTCCACCACGACTGCGCGGTCGGTGATCGCGGGCTTGTCCATGCAGTTGACCGCGACACGCACGTCGGTCGAGTTGTTGTAGTGGCCCTTGGCGTCACGCCCCATGTACAGGTCGGCCAGCGCGAGCATCAGGTCGCCGTTGCCGTTCTTGATGCCCGTGAGGGCATCGGTGAGGTGGCGCCACAGGTTCGGCGAGTACAGCGGCAGGATCGTCCCGACGATCGCGTCGCTGTAGCCGAGCCCACGCGGATCCCGGGTCTTGGCAGGCGTCTGTACGAGCGGGTACACCAACTCCTTGTAGACATCCACGGCTTTGGCCGGGTCGGTGCCCAGCGGGCAGTCCGGGCTCTTGGCGCAATCGGCGGCGTAGTCGTCGAACGCCTTCTGGAACGCCGCGGCCTGCCGGATGTCGGCCTCGACCGGATCGGCGTTGGGATCCACCGCTCCGTCGAGGATCATCGCGCGGACCTTCTGCGGGAACTGCTCGGCGTACGTCGCGCCGATGCGCGTGCCGTACGAGTAGCCCAGGTAGGTCAGCTTGTCGTCGCCGAGCGCCCCGCGGATCGCGTCGAGATCCTTGGCGACGTTGTCGGTGCCGACGTTCTCCAGGAATTCGATTCCGGCCTTGTCGACGCACCGCTGCACGAACGCCTTGGTCTCGTTCTCCAGGTGCTCGACGCCTTCGGGGGTGTACTCGACCGTCGGGTCGGCCCGCACGCGGTCGTTG
Proteins encoded:
- a CDS encoding bifunctional [glutamine synthetase] adenylyltransferase/[glutamine synthetase]-adenylyl-L-tyrosine phosphorylase; this translates as MTVAKPATERPKLPSVGRLGLVQPQAAADLDRLGWNTDEHVELLWSLSRAPDADIAVSAMVRLAEAPGADWDELNRALLTDRALRGRLFGVLGSSLALGDHLAAHPQSWRLLAGDVELPSAEQLHQTFTEAAEGAEISRGTGSAVPALRDLYRDRLLVLAALDVASTVENEPVLPFVTVGEHLSDLADAALGAALTVANRVVCGDGPRPRLAVIAMGKCGARELNYVSDVDIIFVGDDVEIDGVNDNLALATRVAGEMMRFAGDAFFQVDAALRPEGKRGQLVRTLDSHIAYYQRWAKTWEFQALLKARPAVGDAELGTAYSDALMPMVWTACEREDFVPEVQAMRRRVEELVPAGVRAREIKLGTGGLRDVEFAVQLLQLVHGRNDESLHVASTVDALAALGAGGYIGRDDTANMTASYEFLRLLEHRLQLQRLKRTHMLPDESDDEAYRWLARAAHVRPDGRHDAQGVLREELKRQSLRVSRLHAKLFYQPLLESVGQPAVGIGAGMSAESAERQLAALGYEGPQSALTHLAALTGQSGRRGRVQQVLLPTLLDWLSDTPDPDAGLLAYRRISDELSEQRWYLSTLRDEGAVAKRLMRVLGTSAYIPELLMRAPEVLQLYADGPNGPKLLEGDPDSVARSLVASAGRHSDPVRGIAAARTLRRRELARIASADVLGLLEVTDVCRALTSVWVAVLQAALDAVIRANTPESGPPARLAVIGMGRLGGGELGYGSDADVLFVCEPTAGVEESVAVKWSVSIAEQVRALLGTPSADPPLEVDAGLRPEGRNGPLVRTLASYEAYYAQWAQPWEIQALLRAHRVAGDLELGERFLLMVDNTRYPPGGVSAEAVQEIRRIKARVDAERLPRGADPNTHTKLGRGGLADIEWTVQLLQLRYAHKVPALHNTSTLETLDAIGAAELVAEGDVELLRQAWLTATRARNALVLVRGKPTDQLPGPGRQLNAVALAAGWGSDDGGEFLDNYLRVTRRAKTVVRKIFGG
- the glnA gene encoding type I glutamate--ammonia ligase; the encoded protein is MDRQKEFVLRTLEERDIRFVRLWFTDVLGYLKSVAIAPAELEGAFEEGIGFDGSSIEGFARVYESDTVARPDPSTFQVLPWTTSGGKHYSARMFCDITMPDGSPSWADSRHVLRRQLAKASDLGFSCYVHPEIEFFLLKPGPDDGTPPVPADNGGYFDQAVHDAAPNFRRHAIDALEQMGISVEFSHHEGAPGQQEIDLRYADALSMADNVMTFRYLVKEVALADGVRASFMPKPFAEHPGSAMHTHMSLFEGDTNAFHSPDDPLQLSDVAKSFIAGILEHASEISAVTNQWVNSYKRLVHGGEAPTAASWGAANRSALVRVPMYTPRKASSRRVEVRSPDSACNPYLTFAVLLAAGLRGVEKGYVLGPQAEDNVWSLTPEERRAMGYRELPSSLGNALESMENSELVAEALGEHVFDYFLRNKRAEWENYRSHVTPYELKNYLSL
- a CDS encoding alpha/beta hydrolase is translated as MSAVRWAGTRGATRLLAAALLMTPLMAAPAATASPEGTSAQPYGEPPLWGSCANWVSDTSAIPTAQCGTVAVPVDWDDPANAQGAQAELAVIRVPASGDKIGVLMVNPGGPGASAVDTVAGMGAALAGTEIGRRFDLVGFDPRGVGHSTPQLRCRTDAEFDAYRRESMVDYSPQGVAHIEGLYRQLAQQCLDRMGAPFLANIGTASSARDMDAVRAALGENQVNYLGFSYGTELGAAYAEQFGDRVRTMVLDGAIDPSADPITKTIRQMAGFQKAFDAYAADCAKSAGCPLGTDPAQFVSRYHQLVDPLVTRPGVTSDPRGLSYQDADTGTVNALYSARYWLYLTSGLLGLQRGTDAGDLLLLADDYQHRNDAGHYQNLQDAFTAIRCVDSPYPTDPTVWAQADQQIRQVAPFLAYGEFTGYAPRDICALWPVPPTSAPHQVRGPGPGKVVVVSTTGDPATPYQAGVELARQMDASLITFNGTQHTVVFNGDACVDSAVLRFFVDGVPPSDGLQC
- a CDS encoding alpha/beta hydrolase, whose product is MTFRIGAARVGALVAVVALVLAGCSRVVDGNAKMAVPPPGTPVQWMPCAGGSGNQVPIPAGAECGMLSVPVNYNKPDGDVAQIAMIRFPATGQKIGSLVINPGGPGESGVESAVSLLPSLPQAIKERFDLVGFDPRGVALSNPAVWCNSDADNDRVRADPTVEYTPEGVEHLENETKAFVQRCVDKAGIEFLENVGTDNVAKDLDAIRGALGDDKLTYLGYSYGTRIGATYAEQFPQKVRAMILDGAVDPNADPVEADIRQAAAFQKAFDDYAADCAKSPDCPLGTDPAKAVDVYKELVYPLVQTPAKTRDPRGLGYSDAIVGTILPLYSPNLWRHLTDALTGIKNGNGDLMLALADLYMGRDAKGHYNNSTDVRVAVNCMDKPAITDRAVVVEQDRRLREVAPFMSYGDFTGHAPLGTCAFWPVKPTSTPHEIKVDGLPPTLVVSTTNDPATPYQAGVDLARQLGGTLVTFEGTQHTVVFQGNTCIDDIATKYLIDVAVPPAGTKC